From a region of the Mycolicibacterium sp. MU0050 genome:
- a CDS encoding sensor domain-containing protein — protein MGSGDRPPGGTDDPSGDDEKTVWIPPNRPEPAQSQWNPAPAPSPGTSAPYPPNQWQPPTGNRGQWKWIALAAVAVLAIVGSVVVIARSGSDGASTATPGPTASSADAEPAADESGDAPHSDATDSDPDSDPETEPEPTGLDALKRYLLTPAEVQDVLGEPVRAVADGTEPIVQTTDHPDCGGALLMPTTYGLDGAGHTDVVTQLLQNPDAQGAIRVLQWVIGFRDGPAAAAYLANENHRWDRCRFKTVSLTEDGQTSQWSMGVPQYTGSQLSMLVHQRGAGEWWCQQAGVARGTVVVGAQVCSAAVPSAMKLTGKMAMKVSG, from the coding sequence ATGGGTAGCGGTGATCGGCCGCCAGGCGGAACCGACGATCCCTCCGGGGACGACGAGAAGACCGTCTGGATCCCGCCGAACCGGCCGGAACCGGCGCAGTCCCAATGGAATCCGGCGCCGGCGCCGAGTCCCGGTACGTCAGCGCCCTACCCGCCGAACCAATGGCAGCCGCCCACGGGCAACCGGGGTCAATGGAAGTGGATCGCGTTGGCTGCGGTGGCAGTGTTGGCGATCGTGGGATCGGTCGTGGTGATCGCGCGTTCCGGGAGCGACGGGGCGTCGACGGCCACACCCGGTCCCACGGCCTCGTCGGCCGACGCCGAACCCGCGGCCGACGAATCCGGGGACGCACCCCATTCGGACGCAACGGATTCGGACCCGGACTCGGACCCGGAGACGGAACCGGAGCCCACCGGCCTCGACGCGCTGAAGCGATATCTCCTGACCCCGGCCGAGGTGCAAGATGTACTCGGCGAGCCGGTGCGGGCTGTCGCCGATGGAACCGAGCCGATCGTGCAGACCACCGACCACCCCGACTGCGGCGGGGCGCTGCTGATGCCCACCACCTACGGTCTCGACGGCGCCGGCCATACCGACGTTGTCACGCAGTTGCTCCAGAACCCCGACGCGCAGGGGGCCATTCGGGTGCTGCAATGGGTCATCGGCTTCCGCGACGGACCCGCGGCGGCCGCGTACCTGGCCAACGAGAATCACCGCTGGGACCGTTGCCGATTCAAGACCGTGTCGCTTACCGAGGACGGCCAGACCTCGCAGTGGAGCATGGGCGTCCCGCAGTACACCGGAAGCCAACTTTCGATGCTCGTCCACCAGCGCGGTGCCGGCGAATGGTGGTGCCAGCAGGCCGGCGTGGCCCGCGGCACCGTCGTGGTCGGCGCCCAGGTGTGCAGTGCCGCCGTGCCCTCCGCGATGAAGTTGACCGGGAAGATGGCGATGAAGGTCTCGGGGTAG
- a CDS encoding sensor domain-containing protein encodes MTRSSHRIWWAVLAFAVVAIVVSALVIVADLRASGGEPATAAPPESAPTTVPEGEPAPPTTLADVLPSAERTDGLVGTYGLAPSSTLTQLATVTTSHPQCGGIFTPGTATAYADSPKTAVVIQSFRLPNYEYADAVVQAVVQFRDAAAADAFVEGEQRRWTACERIWITEQPQLPGFFTGVVTVRDGVVLAGTTAGRDNFEWLCQRGLTAADDVVIDVKVCNFGGSDKADVLANYIADRVEAR; translated from the coding sequence GTGACACGATCATCGCACCGAATCTGGTGGGCCGTACTGGCTTTCGCCGTGGTCGCCATCGTGGTCTCGGCCTTGGTCATCGTGGCCGATCTGCGTGCGTCCGGCGGCGAGCCGGCCACGGCGGCGCCGCCCGAGTCGGCGCCGACGACCGTCCCCGAGGGCGAACCGGCGCCGCCGACCACGCTGGCCGACGTGCTGCCCAGCGCGGAACGGACCGACGGCCTGGTGGGCACTTACGGTCTGGCGCCTTCCAGCACCCTGACGCAGCTGGCGACCGTCACCACGTCGCATCCGCAGTGCGGCGGGATCTTCACCCCCGGCACCGCGACCGCCTACGCCGACAGTCCGAAGACGGCCGTGGTGATCCAGTCCTTCCGGCTGCCCAACTACGAGTACGCCGACGCCGTCGTGCAGGCGGTGGTGCAGTTCCGGGATGCGGCCGCCGCCGACGCGTTCGTCGAGGGCGAACAGCGGCGGTGGACGGCGTGCGAGCGGATCTGGATCACCGAGCAACCGCAGCTGCCCGGGTTCTTCACCGGCGTGGTCACCGTGCGCGACGGGGTGGTGCTCGCGGGAACGACCGCCGGGCGGGACAACTTCGAGTGGCTGTGTCAACGCGGACTGACCGCGGCCGACGACGTCGTCATCGACGTCAAGGTGTGCAACTTCGGCGGCTCGGACAAGGCCGACGTGCTCGCGAACTACATCGCCGACCGGGTCGAGGCCCGCTGA
- a CDS encoding amidase — protein sequence MRNTTRFPTVADQRYQLASGAATAVDLVQRSLRAIEDSQPSLNAFRVVLASSALADAAEADRRRADGDRAPLLGIPIAVKDDVDVVGVPTAFGTSGWVPAATADSEVVRRLRAAGAVIVGKTNTCEFGQWPFTSGPAFGHTRNPWSANHTPGGSSGGSAAAVAAGLVPAAIGSDGAGSVRIPAAWTNLVGIKPQRGRISTWPLPEAFNGITVNGVLAHTVADAALVLDAVSGNADGDLHKPAPISAFEAVGTAPGPLRVALSTRFPFTGFRATLDPQIRAALDRMGAQLSELGHTVVTGSPDYGLRLSWSFLSRSTSGLLDWAHRIGDGADLDPRTKANMRMGRVLSEQILRRARRHEAAAQRRVGAIFDAVDVVLAPTTAQPALRVDAFDKLGGLGTDRTMIAACPVTWPWNVLGWPSINIPAGFTDAGLPIGVQLMGPADSEPLLISLAAALEAVNGWHTRQPEAWWAPSA from the coding sequence ATGCGCAACACCACCCGCTTCCCCACCGTCGCCGACCAGCGCTACCAATTGGCCAGCGGGGCTGCGACCGCCGTCGACCTGGTCCAGCGATCGCTGCGGGCCATCGAGGACAGCCAGCCCAGCCTGAACGCGTTCCGGGTGGTACTGGCCTCCTCGGCGCTGGCCGACGCCGCCGAGGCCGACCGCCGGCGCGCCGACGGCGACCGCGCCCCGCTGCTCGGCATCCCGATCGCGGTCAAGGACGACGTCGACGTCGTCGGTGTGCCAACGGCTTTCGGCACCTCGGGGTGGGTGCCCGCGGCGACCGCGGACTCCGAGGTGGTGCGCCGACTGCGGGCCGCCGGCGCGGTGATCGTCGGCAAGACCAACACCTGCGAGTTCGGCCAGTGGCCGTTCACCAGCGGGCCGGCCTTCGGCCACACCCGAAATCCGTGGTCGGCCAACCACACTCCGGGCGGGTCCTCCGGCGGCAGCGCCGCGGCGGTGGCCGCCGGCCTGGTTCCGGCGGCGATCGGTTCCGACGGGGCCGGCAGCGTGCGCATCCCGGCCGCCTGGACCAACCTGGTGGGCATCAAGCCCCAGCGCGGTCGCATCTCCACGTGGCCGCTGCCGGAGGCGTTCAACGGCATCACGGTCAACGGCGTGCTGGCCCACACCGTCGCCGACGCCGCGCTGGTGCTCGACGCGGTTTCCGGCAACGCCGACGGTGACCTGCACAAGCCCGCGCCGATCTCGGCCTTCGAGGCGGTCGGCACCGCCCCCGGCCCGCTGCGGGTCGCGCTGTCGACCCGGTTCCCCTTCACCGGATTTCGCGCCACGCTCGATCCGCAGATCCGGGCCGCCCTCGACCGGATGGGCGCGCAGTTGAGCGAGTTGGGGCACACCGTGGTGACCGGCAGCCCGGACTACGGGCTGCGGTTGTCGTGGAGTTTCCTGTCGCGCTCCACCTCCGGGCTGCTGGACTGGGCACACCGCATCGGCGACGGCGCCGACCTCGACCCGCGGACCAAGGCCAACATGCGGATGGGCCGGGTGCTCTCCGAGCAGATTCTGCGCCGGGCCCGGCGCCACGAAGCCGCGGCCCAGCGCCGCGTCGGCGCCATCTTCGACGCCGTCGACGTGGTCCTGGCCCCCACCACCGCGCAACCGGCGCTGCGCGTGGACGCCTTCGACAAGCTCGGCGGCCTGGGCACTGACCGCACGATGATCGCGGCCTGCCCGGTGACCTGGCCGTGGAATGTCCTGGGCTGGCCTTCGATCAACATCCCGGCCGGCTTCACCGACGCGGGATTGCCGATCGGGGTGCAGTTGATGGGCCCCGCCGACAGCGAACCGCTGCTGATCTCGCTGGCCGCCGCCCTGGAGGCGGTCAACGGCTGGCACACCCGCCAACCCGAGGCCTGGTGGGCGCCGTCGGCGTGA
- a CDS encoding DUF1206 domain-containing protein: MAAHASASNVPDSVHGAADRATDNDAFEYAARAGFAVSGVLHLLVGYIIARLAFVGGGGNADQSGALATLAGNTGGAVLLWVAAGGLAALGLWRVAEAVIGAKPGESSGSQGDRPAWKRAKALGLAAVNFAIAFSAARFAMGGGQSSAQQNASLSGQLMQSGWGKAALIAVGVGVIAVGAYHVYKGMSEKFLDDLRVSGGTSVVAVGIAGYVAKGFVLAGAGLLVVVATLQADPSKATGLDAAVKTVGQAPFGKVLLIAAALGIAAFGAYNFVRSRHGRM; the protein is encoded by the coding sequence ATGGCCGCCCACGCCTCCGCGAGCAACGTGCCCGACTCGGTGCACGGGGCCGCCGACCGCGCCACCGACAACGACGCATTCGAATACGCCGCGCGGGCGGGTTTCGCCGTCAGCGGCGTGCTGCACCTGTTGGTCGGCTACATCATCGCCCGGCTGGCCTTCGTCGGCGGCGGCGGCAACGCCGACCAATCCGGTGCGCTGGCGACGCTGGCCGGCAACACCGGCGGGGCGGTGTTGCTCTGGGTGGCCGCGGGCGGGCTGGCGGCGCTCGGCCTGTGGCGGGTGGCCGAGGCCGTCATCGGCGCCAAGCCCGGCGAGAGTTCCGGCAGCCAGGGCGATCGGCCCGCCTGGAAGCGCGCGAAGGCGCTGGGGCTGGCGGCGGTCAACTTCGCGATCGCGTTCTCGGCGGCCCGGTTCGCCATGGGCGGCGGACAATCCAGCGCCCAGCAGAATGCGAGCCTGTCCGGCCAGTTGATGCAGTCCGGGTGGGGCAAGGCCGCGCTGATCGCCGTCGGCGTGGGCGTGATCGCCGTCGGCGCCTACCACGTCTACAAGGGCATGTCGGAGAAATTCCTCGACGACCTGCGCGTCTCCGGCGGCACCTCGGTGGTTGCCGTCGGGATCGCCGGCTACGTCGCCAAGGGCTTCGTGCTCGCCGGCGCCGGGCTGCTGGTCGTCGTCGCGACCCTACAGGCCGACCCGTCGAAGGCCACGGGTCTGGACGCCGCGGTCAAGACCGTCGGGCAGGCCCCGTTCGGCAAGGTGCTGCTGATCGCCGCGGCATTGGGCATCGCGGCCTTCGGCGCCTACAACTTCGTCCGCAGCCGCCACGGCCGGATGTGA
- a CDS encoding sensor domain-containing protein — protein sequence MGVGVLAVIAVTFAVVVTLRPGGGGDEAPPAVASGEQSSGEFGDAAETSAPADAPDLIDTAGLEALLPENSQLLSFLGLPADREVMRYERTMNLEYAADVHNCGPVTSPYDVNAYRGSGYTSVRYSFVRDPDENISPFIQRAWVGGIAFHNAEAAQAMHAKLTGIFESCAGRTVNLKTTDDDNDVFWGIGAVTTADGITSVLNFQEASDDWRCAHSVAQRSNVMLVVMDCSRGGDVGRSVELVEQMLAKIEAPQ from the coding sequence GTGGGCGTCGGGGTGCTGGCGGTGATCGCGGTGACGTTCGCCGTCGTGGTCACCCTGCGGCCCGGCGGGGGCGGTGACGAGGCGCCGCCGGCGGTGGCCTCCGGCGAACAGAGTTCCGGCGAGTTCGGCGACGCCGCGGAGACCAGTGCTCCCGCGGACGCACCGGACTTGATCGATACCGCCGGGCTCGAGGCCCTGCTACCCGAAAACAGCCAACTGCTGAGCTTTCTGGGCCTCCCGGCCGACCGGGAGGTGATGCGCTACGAGCGCACGATGAATCTCGAGTACGCCGCCGATGTCCACAACTGCGGTCCCGTCACCTCACCGTATGACGTCAACGCCTACCGCGGCAGCGGCTACACCTCGGTGCGCTACTCGTTCGTTCGCGATCCCGACGAGAACATCTCCCCGTTCATCCAGCGGGCCTGGGTGGGCGGCATCGCCTTCCACAACGCCGAAGCGGCACAGGCCATGCACGCCAAGCTGACCGGCATATTCGAGTCCTGCGCGGGGCGGACGGTCAACCTCAAGACCACCGACGACGACAACGATGTGTTCTGGGGGATCGGCGCCGTCACCACCGCCGACGGCATCACCTCGGTGCTCAACTTCCAAGAAGCCTCCGACGATTGGCGTTGCGCGCATTCGGTGGCGCAACGCAGCAATGTCATGCTCGTCGTGATGGACTGCAGCCGGGGTGGCGACGTCGGCCGCAGCGTCGAGTTGGTCGAGCAGATGTTGGCGAAGATCGAAGCACCGCAGTGA
- a CDS encoding decaprenyl diphosphate synthase, which yields MALKREGKQAPSDCPQLPPAPDDYPTFPDTSSWPVVFPDLPPSPDGGPRRPPQHTSKAAAPQIPADQLPKHVALVMDGNGRWAKQRGMARTEGHKMGEAVLIDITCGAIELGIKHLSVYAFSTENWKRSTEEVRFLMGFNREVVRRRREALDIMGVNMRWVGSRPRMWRSVIKEFDIAEEMTVGNDTIVVNYCVNYGGRTEIVEATREIARQAAEGKLNPDRITDDTVARHLHRPDIPDVDLFIRTSGEQRASNFMLWQSAYAEYVFQDKLWPDYDRRDLWAACEEYVSRNRRFGRA from the coding sequence ATGGCATTGAAGAGGGAAGGAAAGCAGGCCCCGTCGGACTGCCCCCAGCTGCCGCCGGCGCCTGACGACTATCCGACCTTTCCTGACACCTCGTCATGGCCGGTCGTGTTCCCCGACCTGCCGCCGTCCCCCGACGGCGGCCCGCGCCGACCGCCCCAGCACACGTCGAAGGCCGCGGCCCCGCAGATCCCCGCCGACCAGCTGCCCAAACACGTCGCGTTGGTGATGGACGGCAACGGCCGCTGGGCCAAGCAGCGCGGCATGGCCCGCACCGAGGGGCACAAGATGGGCGAGGCCGTGCTCATCGACATCACTTGCGGGGCGATCGAACTCGGCATCAAGCACCTGTCGGTGTATGCGTTCTCCACCGAGAACTGGAAGCGCAGCACCGAGGAGGTGCGCTTCCTGATGGGCTTCAACCGTGAGGTGGTTCGGCGCCGCCGGGAGGCCCTGGACATCATGGGGGTCAACATGCGATGGGTCGGTTCCCGCCCGCGGATGTGGCGCAGCGTCATCAAGGAGTTCGACATCGCCGAGGAGATGACCGTCGGCAACGACACGATCGTCGTCAACTACTGCGTCAACTACGGCGGCCGCACCGAGATCGTGGAGGCGACCCGCGAGATTGCCCGGCAGGCCGCCGAGGGCAAACTGAACCCGGACCGCATCACCGACGACACGGTGGCGCGGCACCTGCACCGACCGGACATCCCGGACGTCGACCTGTTCATCCGCACCTCGGGGGAGCAGCGGGCGAGCAACTTCATGCTGTGGCAGTCGGCCTACGCCGAGTACGTGTTCCAGGACAAGCTGTGGCCGGACTACGACCGCCGGGACCTGTGGGCGGCGTGCGAGGAGTACGTGTCGCGCAACCGGCGGTTCGGCAGGGCCTGA
- a CDS encoding Fur family transcriptional regulator: MTAARQVRSTRQRAAIAELLDSVEEFRSAQELHDELRRRGENIGLTTVYRTLQAMAEAKLVDTLRIDTGESVYRRCSSHHHHHLVCRHCGTAVEVDGPEVEAWTAEMAAAHDFSDVSHTVEIFGTCRACR, from the coding sequence ATGACCGCCGCCCGCCAGGTTCGCTCCACTCGGCAGCGGGCCGCCATCGCCGAACTGCTCGACAGCGTCGAAGAATTCCGCTCGGCGCAGGAACTGCACGACGAACTGCGTCGCCGCGGCGAGAACATCGGGCTGACCACCGTCTATCGCACGCTGCAGGCGATGGCGGAGGCCAAGTTGGTCGACACCCTGCGCATCGACACCGGCGAATCGGTGTACCGGCGCTGCTCGTCGCACCACCACCATCACCTGGTCTGCCGACACTGCGGCACGGCGGTCGAGGTCGACGGCCCCGAGGTCGAGGCGTGGACCGCCGAAATGGCTGCGGCACATGACTTCTCCGACGTCAGCCACACCGTCGAGATCTTCGGCACCTGTCGGGCCTGCCGCTGA
- a CDS encoding metalloregulator ArsR/SmtB family transcription factor, producing the protein MSTAPTATDDLHHPHSEEPFPELPTRETLDAAGDILRALAAPVRIAIVLQLRESRRCVHELVDALDVPQPLVSQHLRILKAAGVVAGERSGREVLYRLVDHHLAHIVVDAVAHAAEDQP; encoded by the coding sequence ATGTCGACCGCGCCCACCGCAACCGACGACCTGCACCATCCGCACTCCGAGGAGCCCTTTCCGGAGCTGCCCACCCGGGAGACCCTGGACGCCGCCGGCGACATCCTGCGTGCGCTGGCCGCCCCGGTCCGCATCGCCATCGTGCTGCAGCTGCGCGAGTCGCGCCGCTGCGTTCACGAACTCGTCGACGCGCTGGACGTGCCGCAACCGCTGGTGAGCCAGCATCTGCGCATCCTCAAGGCCGCCGGCGTCGTCGCCGGGGAGCGCTCCGGGCGCGAGGTGCTCTACCGGCTGGTCGACCACCACCTGGCCCACATCGTCGTCGACGCGGTCGCGCACGCCGCCGAGGACCAGCCATGA
- the recO gene encoding DNA repair protein RecO: MRLYRDRAVVLRQHKLGEADRIVSLLTRDNGLVRAVAKGVRRTRSKFGSRLEPFAHIDVQLHPGRNLDIVTQVVSLDAFASDIVSDYGRYTSACAVLETAERLAGEERAAVPALHRLTVAALRAVADGTRPRELVLDAYLLRAMGISGWAPALTECARCAAPGPHRAFHVAAGGSVCVHCRPSGSSTPPQGVLDLMAALHDGDWEHAEASPSNYRSQASGLVAAHLQWHLERQLRTLPLVERGDRGGHGGVGTALDKRLAAVRQDVPHGIEEGRKAGPVGLPPAAAGA, from the coding sequence ATGCGGCTTTATCGGGATCGGGCGGTTGTGCTGCGCCAGCACAAGCTCGGCGAGGCCGACCGCATCGTGTCGCTGCTCACCCGCGACAACGGGCTGGTTCGCGCGGTGGCCAAGGGGGTGCGACGCACCCGCAGCAAGTTCGGCTCCCGGCTGGAGCCGTTCGCGCACATCGACGTGCAACTGCACCCCGGACGCAACCTCGACATCGTCACGCAGGTGGTGTCTCTGGACGCGTTCGCCTCCGACATCGTCAGCGACTACGGGCGCTACACCAGCGCGTGCGCCGTGCTCGAGACCGCCGAGCGGCTCGCCGGCGAGGAACGCGCCGCAGTGCCGGCGTTGCACCGGCTGACGGTCGCGGCCTTGCGGGCCGTGGCCGACGGGACCCGACCCCGGGAACTGGTGCTCGACGCCTACCTGTTGCGGGCGATGGGAATCTCCGGCTGGGCGCCGGCGCTGACCGAATGCGCCCGGTGCGCCGCACCCGGCCCGCACCGGGCGTTCCATGTCGCCGCCGGTGGCAGCGTGTGCGTGCACTGCCGGCCGTCGGGGTCGAGCACCCCGCCGCAGGGGGTGCTGGATCTGATGGCGGCCCTGCACGACGGCGACTGGGAACACGCCGAGGCCTCCCCGTCGAATTACCGCAGTCAGGCCAGCGGTCTGGTGGCCGCGCACCTGCAGTGGCACCTCGAGCGGCAGTTGCGGACATTGCCACTGGTGGAGCGCGGTGATCGGGGTGGTCACGGCGGTGTCGGGACGGCCCTCGACAAGCGGCTCGCCGCGGTCAGGCAGGATGTGCCCCATGGCATTGAAGAGGGAAGGAAAGCAGGCCCCGTCGGACTGCCCCCAGCTGCCGCCGGCGCCTGA
- a CDS encoding glycine--tRNA ligase has product MASVIDSVVNLAKRRGLVYPSGEIYGGTKSAWDYGPLGVELKENIKRQWWKSVVTSRDDVVGLDSSIILPREVWVASGHVDVFHDPLVECLNCHKRHRQDHMQEAYAEKKKLDDPDSVPMSEIVCPDCGTKGQWTEPREFNMMLKTYLGPIESEEGMHYLRPETAQGIFVNFANVLTTSRKKPPFGIGQIGKSFRNEITPGNFIFRTREFEQMEMEFFVEPATAKEWHQYWIDTRLQWYVDLGIERDNLRLYDHPREKLSHYSDGTVDIEYKFGFQGNPWGELEGIANRTDFDLSTHSKHSGTELTFYDQASDTRYTPYVIEPAAGLTRSFMAFLVDSYTEDEAPNAKGGVDKRTVLRLDPRLAPVKAAVLPLSRHADLSPKAKDLAAELRQLWNIEFDDAGAIGRRYRRQDEIGTPFCVTLDFDSLEDQAVTIRERDSMSQERVALSEVSNYLAVRLKGC; this is encoded by the coding sequence GTGGCGTCCGTCATCGATTCCGTCGTCAACCTGGCCAAGCGTCGCGGCCTGGTCTATCCCTCCGGCGAGATCTACGGCGGCACCAAGTCCGCCTGGGACTACGGACCGCTGGGTGTGGAGCTCAAGGAGAACATCAAGCGGCAGTGGTGGAAGTCCGTGGTCACCAGCCGCGATGACGTCGTCGGGCTGGATTCCTCGATCATCCTGCCGCGCGAGGTGTGGGTGGCCTCCGGGCACGTCGACGTCTTCCACGACCCGCTGGTCGAGTGCCTGAACTGCCACAAGCGGCACCGGCAGGACCACATGCAGGAGGCCTACGCCGAGAAGAAGAAGCTCGACGACCCGGACTCGGTCCCCATGTCGGAGATCGTCTGCCCGGACTGCGGCACCAAGGGGCAGTGGACCGAGCCGCGCGAGTTCAACATGATGCTCAAGACCTACCTCGGCCCCATCGAATCCGAGGAGGGCATGCACTACCTGCGGCCCGAGACCGCGCAGGGCATCTTCGTCAACTTCGCCAACGTGCTGACCACCTCGCGCAAGAAGCCGCCGTTCGGCATCGGCCAGATCGGCAAGAGCTTCCGCAACGAGATCACGCCGGGCAACTTCATCTTCCGCACCCGCGAGTTCGAACAGATGGAGATGGAGTTCTTCGTCGAGCCCGCCACCGCCAAGGAATGGCACCAGTACTGGATCGACACCCGGCTGCAGTGGTACGTCGACCTCGGCATCGAGCGTGACAACCTGCGCCTGTACGACCACCCGCGGGAGAAGCTGTCGCACTACTCCGACGGCACCGTCGACATCGAATACAAGTTCGGCTTCCAGGGCAATCCGTGGGGCGAATTGGAGGGCATCGCCAACCGCACCGACTTCGACCTGTCGACCCACTCCAAGCACTCGGGCACCGAGCTGACGTTCTACGACCAGGCCAGCGACACCCGCTACACGCCGTACGTCATCGAACCCGCGGCCGGCCTGACCCGCTCGTTCATGGCGTTCTTGGTCGACTCGTACACCGAGGACGAGGCCCCCAACGCCAAGGGCGGCGTGGACAAGCGCACCGTGCTGCGGCTGGATCCGCGGCTGGCGCCGGTCAAGGCCGCGGTGCTGCCGCTGTCCCGGCACGCCGACCTGTCACCCAAGGCCAAGGACCTGGCCGCGGAACTGCGTCAGCTGTGGAACATCGAGTTCGACGACGCGGGCGCGATCGGCCGCCGCTACCGCCGGCAGGACGAGATCGGTACGCCGTTCTGCGTGACGCTGGACTTCGACTCGCTCGAGGACCAGGCCGTCACCATCCGCGAACGCGACAGCATGTCCCAGGAACGGGTGGCGCTGTCCGAGGTGTCGAACTACCTCGCGGTGCGCCTCAAGGGCTGCTGA
- a CDS encoding SIMPL domain-containing protein, whose translation MHPLEIIVRGQARQRYPAERATVGLSATLEGADRDDVYRRAVAVAEPLGADLRRLQEAEAVTRWSSDQLRVFSYRPYSETRTRRPRYRAAIAFDAEFVDFEQLSAFLDRWASSEGIEVGYTHWDVTEDNRRRYEAQLRREAVGDATLKAQAYAEAAGRGQVTAVQLSDPDMLDSGHRSARAFQLAAAPVGGAPAPELDLRPDDITLAVSVDARFLAE comes from the coding sequence ATGCATCCACTGGAGATCATCGTCCGTGGCCAAGCCCGGCAGCGCTACCCGGCGGAGCGGGCCACCGTCGGCCTGTCCGCGACGCTGGAGGGGGCCGACCGCGACGACGTGTACCGCCGTGCGGTCGCGGTGGCCGAACCGTTGGGAGCCGACCTGCGCCGACTGCAGGAGGCCGAGGCGGTGACCCGGTGGAGCAGCGATCAGCTGCGGGTGTTCAGCTACCGGCCGTACTCGGAGACCAGGACCCGGCGGCCGCGCTACCGGGCGGCCATCGCGTTCGACGCGGAGTTCGTCGACTTCGAGCAGCTCTCGGCGTTCCTGGACCGCTGGGCGTCCTCCGAGGGCATCGAGGTGGGCTACACCCACTGGGATGTCACCGAAGACAACCGCCGCCGCTACGAGGCGCAGCTGCGCCGGGAGGCCGTCGGCGACGCCACGCTCAAGGCGCAGGCCTACGCCGAGGCCGCCGGCCGCGGCCAGGTCACCGCGGTGCAGTTGTCCGACCCCGACATGCTCGACAGCGGGCACCGGTCCGCGCGGGCGTTCCAGCTGGCGGCGGCCCCGGTTGGCGGTGCGCCGGCCCCGGAGCTGGACCTGCGGCCCGACGACATCACCCTCGCGGTGTCCGTCGATGCGCGATTCCTGGCGGAGTAG